A genomic segment from Nicotiana tabacum cultivar K326 chromosome 7, ASM71507v2, whole genome shotgun sequence encodes:
- the LOC107810983 gene encoding kinesin-like protein KIFC3 yields MFVSTEEEHISLPLANGKVLENSSPIGSNPDSNEDELSQENPSNFMDVNVVQEDEKFQLEQRILNLEGEIGSLRNKERSLDEKRREALNKILDIKGCIRVFSRVRPFLPTDKRRTHQPISVESEKIVVRSGGSRKEFEFDKVFHQEAIQEDVFAEVEPILRSAIDGHNVCILAYGQTGTGKTYTMEGTTESPGIIPRVLQELFHLSSLDSSASFTFSISMLEVYLGSLRDLLAPRPSSRTYTAPRCNLNIQTDSKGSVEIDGLTEVEISNFTKATWWYNKGRRVRSTSWTNVNETSSRSHCLTRISIYRYGDALGGKAEVSKLWMVDLGGSERLLKTGAIGQTLDEGRAINLSLSALGDVIAALRRKRGHVPYRNSKLTQVLKDSLGDKSKVLMLVHVSPYEEDLGETTCSFTFAKRARAAECNRELSQESKKLREKRISELEEQMKEAEEGCQEIRTQIQKAEFLLTENKKLFVKKYEPIEDEETFPITPKENIAEITVTPRNSEKGLKTKVTSSVPRFMSATVASRQRESTAEREIHSRPKSLRSWARSSTQLSGSQSNSFSDRRFKAQLRTSNKRSRYSETNTIAGDIKCDDSDIKPSVLPQPQSKTIASSDPKPRVTLPHHRRRMSDLL; encoded by the exons ATGTTTGTTTCAACTGAAGAAGAACATATCTCATTGCCTTTGGCAAATGGGAAAGTATTGGAGAATTCATCTCCAATAGGATCAAATCCAGATTCCAATGAAGATGAGCTTTCTCAAGAGAATCCTTCAAATTTCATGGATGTCAATGTGGTTCAAGAGGATGAAAAGTTTCAGCTTGAGCAGAGGATTTTGAATTTAGAAG GAGAAATTGGGAGTTTAAGGAATAAAGAGAGATCTCTGgatgaaaaaagaagagaagcaTTGAATAAGATACTAGACATTAAAG GTTGCATTCGGGTGTTTTCCCGGGTTAGACCATTTTTACCAACAGATAAACGGAGAACTCATCAACCGATTTCAGTTGAATCAGAGAAGATCGTGGTAAGATCTGGTGGAAGCAGGAAAGAATTTGAGTTTGACAAGGTTTTCCATCAGGAAGCAATCCAAG AAGATGTTTTTGCTGAGGTTGAGCCAATTCTCAGATCTGCAATCGATGGGCACAATGTATGTATATTAGCTTATGGACAAACGGGAACTGGCAAGACATATACTATG GAGGGAACGACTGAGTCTCCAGGGATCATTCCTCGTGTTCTTCAGGAGCTTTTTCACCTTTCCTCTTTAGATAGCTCGGCTTCATTTACTTTTTCTATTAGCATGCTCGAAGTCTATTTGGGCAGCCTAAGGGATTTGCTTGCTCCAAGACCTTCCAGTCGGACATACACTGCGCCAAGATG CAATCTAAACATTCAAACAGATTCGAAAGGATCAGTCGAAATCGATGGTCTAACTGAGGTGGAAATCTCTAATTTTACTAAAGCAACTTGGTGGTATAACAAGGGGAGGCGAGTTAGATCCACATCTTGGACAAATGTAAATGAAACATCCAGCAGATCACATTG TTTGACGAGGATCAGTATATATCGCTACGGGGATGCTTTGGGAGGTAAAGCAGAAGTAAGCAAACTGTGGATGGTTGACCTTGGAGGAAGTGAGCGCCTACTTAAAACGGGAGCCATTGGACAAACCCTTGATGAGGGGAGGGCAATAAATCTCTCTCTTTCTGCACTAGGTGATGTTATCGCAGCTCTTAGAAGAAAGAGAGGCCATGTTCCTTATAG AAATAGCAAATTGACACAAGTTCTCAAGGATTCTCTTG GTGATAAATCAAAAGTTTTGATGCTAGTCCATGTTAGCCCATATGAAGAGGATCTTGGAGAGACAACATGTTCCTTTACCTTTGCGAAGAGAGCACGAGCAGCAGAATGCAACAGAGAACTCTCACAA GAATCAAAGAAGCTAAGAGAAAAGAGAATTTCTGAGCTTGAGGAGCAAATGAAGGAAGCTGAAGAAGGATGTCAAGAAATTAGGACTCAAATACAGAAGGCTGAGTTTTTGTTGACCGAGAACAAAAAGCTTTTCGTGAAGAAATATGAGCCAATTGAAGATGAAGAAACCTTTCCTATAACCCCAAAGGAAAACATTGCTGAAATCACAGTAACTCCAAGAAATTCTGAGAAAGGACTAAAAACAAAGGTCACTAGCTCAGTGCCTCGATTCATGAGTGCCACAGTTGCCAGTCGACAAAGGGAGAGTACAGCAGAAAGGGAAATTCATAGCAGACCAAAAAGTTTGAGATCATGGGCTAGGAGCTCTACACAATTGTCTGGTTCACAATCAAACAGCTTTTCAGATCGTCGTTTTAAAGCACAGCTACGAACTTCAAATAAAAGATCACGATATAGTGAGACTAATACCATTGCAGGGGATATTAAGTGTGATGATTCAGATATTAAGCCATCTGTCTTGCCACAACCACAAAGCAAGACTATCGCTTCCTCGGATCCAAAGCCTAGAGTAACACTACCTCACCACAGAAGAAGGATGTCTGATCTACTCTAA